The Phoenix dactylifera cultivar Barhee BC4 chromosome 9, palm_55x_up_171113_PBpolish2nd_filt_p, whole genome shotgun sequence genome window below encodes:
- the LOC120112008 gene encoding uncharacterized protein LOC120112008, with translation MEPDSMWSSLMRAKYGALVPGVRAARHHSLVWREMCARAGVVLSKIRWAIGDGRSIDVLEDCWVTAVPISRMPTMVDSVRLTGQRVSDLLDPDEGGWREGLLREVFGVQLAEMILGLPVPFQGESDRLVGAPSGRSQVRARDLHALFSREPARRIEGGWIWRMQIHPRVALFIWKVAWGCLPTRSMLVRRGMWVPQGCEGHLGYPQCCFSVQVCRCFLDTPTLGYLKVNFDGSVATDRRLGGVGFVIRDHFGSLVAAGGRGSTGLTVAGAEL, from the exons ATGGAGCCTGATAGTATGTGGTCCtcactgatgagggccaagtatggagcTTTGGTTCCTGGTGTGAGAGCAGCCCGCCACCATTCTCTGGTGTGGCGGGAGATGTGTGCCAGAGCAGGGGTGGTCCTATCGAAGATTAGATGGGCTATTGGTGATGGTCGCTCCATCGATGTCTTGGAGGATTGTTGGGTGACTGCTGTGCCGATCAGCCGTATGCCGACCATGGTGGATTCGGTGCGACTAACGGGCCAGAGGGTCAGTGACCTGTTGGATCCAGATGAGGGCGGATGGAGGGAGGGGCTGTTACGAGAGGTGTTTGGGGTGCAGCTGGCAGAGATGATTTTGGGTCTTCCGGTGCCATTTCAGGGGGAGTCTGACAGGCTGGTCGGGGCGCCGTCGGGCCGATCACAGGTGCGAGCTAGGGATCTACATGCTCTTTTCAGTAGGGAGCCAGCTAGACGGATTGAGGGAGGTTGGATCTGGAGGATGCAGATTCATCCACGAGTGGCgctcttcatctggaaggtggcttggggctgCCTTCCTACCAGGAGTATGCTAGTCAGACGGGGCATGTGGGTCCCTCAGGGGTGCGAG ggacatctggggtacccGCAGTGCTGTTTTAGCGTCCAGGTTTGCCGTTGTTTCTTGGATACCCCCACCCTTGGTTATCTTaaagtgaattttgatggcagtGTGGCGACGGACAGGAGGTTGGGAGGAGTTGGATTTGTTATCCGAGACCATTTTGGGAGTTTGGTTGCAGCGGGAGGGCGGGGCTCGACAGGTCTCACGGTTGCTGGGGCAGAGCTGTAG